A DNA window from Hoplias malabaricus isolate fHopMal1 chromosome 5, fHopMal1.hap1, whole genome shotgun sequence contains the following coding sequences:
- the LOC136696216 gene encoding histone H2B 1/2-like, whose product MPEPAKPAPKKGSKKAVTKTAGKGGKKRKRTRKESYAIYVYKVLKQVHPDTGISSKAMGIMNSFVNDIFERIAGEASRLAHYNKRYTITSREIQTAVRLLLPGELAKHAVSEGTKAVTKYTSSK is encoded by the coding sequence ATGCCTGAGCCAGCTAAGCCAGCACCGAAGAAAGGGTCAAAGAAAGCCGTGACCAAGACGGCAGGTAAAGGCGGTAAGAAGCGTAAGCGCACCAGGAAGGAGAGCTATGCTATCTACGTGTACAAGGTGCTGAAGCAGGTCCACCCCGATACTGGTATCTCTTCCAAGGCTATGGGGATCATGAACTCGTTCGTCAACGATATTTTCGAGCGCATCGCTGGCGAGGCTTCCCGTTTGGCTCACTACAACAAGCGCTACACCATCACCTCCAGGGAGATCCAGACCGCCGTGCGCCTGCTTCTGCCCGGTGAACTGGCCAAGCACGCCGTGTCCGAGGGCACCAAGGCCGTCACCAAGTACACCAGCTCCAAGTAA